A part of Cryptococcus gattii WM276 chromosome G, complete sequence genomic DNA contains:
- a CDS encoding Histone acetylation-related protein, putative (Similar to TIGR gene model, INSD accession AAW44759.1), with the protein MPLKLNPRSPLPPFSFATSPSPASSPHAQSQAGETPRPPADFLPEKDMHMFGTYPLLAEGEEGRGLVKCGRCGKVGMEWAAAEHRRVCNHVLDGAPLMTKKSAKTMDAKKRRASEDVSISPSKRARLPSPSSSIVPDEYKGLKKSEIKKLQKDKIRAQKREAKERERLEIAERKRQRANNPINYDRQCGVINDKGHPCARSLTCKTHTVGAKRAVQGRTRPYDELYLDWQREHNPNFKEPVKKDKVEKKKEKKKGETEDDEVLADGEEGRREISELIALTRMAGERCKHHISTLGHIPPQPILTPGMPPSAVPPRPQQRPAKKPPFQPTWRSSSSANDFSDVGRMLVQALAARSRPAVGRLTVQVPVPGGGIPGSSSASVQGQAVKIPVT; encoded by the exons ATGCCGCTCAAACTCAACCCACGCTCCCCTCTGCCTCCATTTTCATTCGCGACCTCTCCGTCACCAGCATCGTCTCCTCATGCTCAGTCTCAAGCAGGAGAGACACCCCGCCCGCCAGCAGACTTCCTGCCGGAAAAAGACATGCACATGTTTGGTACATATCCTCTACTGGCggaaggtgaagagggAAGGGGTTTGGTAAAGTGTGGAAGGTGTGGGAAAGTTGGGATGGAGTGGGCTGCCGCGGAACATCGAC GGGTGTGTAATCATGTGCTGGACGGGGCACCTCTTATGACAAAAAAGTCTGCGAAGACCATGGACGCGAAAAAAAGGCGTGCATCTGAGG ACGTCTCCATCTCGCCCTCCAAACGTGCGCGTCTaccttctccatcttcatcaaTCGTCCCTGATGAGTACAAGggattgaagaagagcgagaTCAAAAAGCTTCAAAAAGACAAAATACGCGCGCAAAAGCGAGAGGCAAAGGAAAGGGAACGTTTGGAGATTGCAGAGCGTAAACGTCAACGAG CCAATAACCCTATCAACTATGACAGACAATGTGGTGTCATCAATGACAAAGGTCACCCTTGTGCTCGTTCACTCACTTGTAAAACCCATACCGTCGGTGCCAAACGTGCTGTCCAGGGACGTACCCGTCCATATGACGAACTCTACCTCGATTGGCAACGTGAGCACAACCCCAACTTCAAAGAGCCCGTCAAAAAGGACAAGgtcgagaagaagaaagaaaagaaaaagggtGAGACGGAGGATGACGAGGTATTGGCCGATGGCGAAGAAGGTAGGAGGGAGATTAGCGAGCTTATCGCTCTCACTCGAATGGCCGGAGAACGATGCAAGCACCACATCTCGACTCTTGGTCATATCCCTCCTCAACCCATCCTTACGCCGGGAATGCCCCCTTCCGCCGTCCCTCCCCGTCCACAACAACGTCCTGCCAAGAAACCTCCCTTCCAGCCGACTTGGCGATCAAGTTCTTCAGCTAACGATTTCAGCGATGTGGGTAGGATGTTGGTACAAGCCCTCGCTGCGAGAAGTAGGCCTGCTGTAGGGAGACTGACGGTACAGGTGCCTGTACCTGGTGGGGGCATACCTGGGTCGTCTTCAGCCAGTGTGCAAGGGCAAGCGGTCAAGATTCCTGTGACTTGA
- a CDS encoding Hypothetical protein (Similar to SGTC gene model, INSD accession EAL19822.1; CNBG1150), with product MTKLEVDPTWSSSSSVAWSRPRPPQIEFTTLVPLREVQHLILDELARIKPVTFMCISKYHYHRILPDLYRSFIIPWNKPEKALYGTRPMTYTKRLALSYVQTLYIGADPRETKVPLPINEGWWADRGLVEFVWALLKFTAFNRPINQNGKKRYLLPRLESIHMASSVCARRIDELAPHTATSYEDGIPLPPLGDQSYLLWSLFFRLTPNPSACRISIHVPISSEEPEWPSSIDSMTFIGCLASRRQFSIHFHQLDQECHRDRYLDKPHKVMQFRIRGRRHVGLDNLVLQIAFRHHVFNFSPDTSRDILDSRLGGLLNSGWIDAHGRLVYPDTEDWDYRKRYEIQLFTYEGPIKQRKYNDYKVPTWFDWDDFRSYMDKVQAEKQREQVESKRMVRELRRVDVLERTRYDLQYRRKYIKVKRRCTW from the coding sequence ATGACGAAATTGGAGGTTGATCCTACATGgtcctcttcatcatcgGTAGCATGGAGTCGTCCAAGGCCCCCACAAATTGAGTTCACTACCCTTGTTCCCCTCAGAGAAGTCCAGCATCTCATTTTGGATGAACTTGCCCGAATCAAGCCAGTCACCTTTATGTGCATCTCAAAATATCATTATCATCGTATCCTCCCCGATTTATACCGTTCCTTCATTATCCCTTGGAATAAACCCGAAAAAGCACTCTACGGCACTCGCCCAATGACTTATACTAAGCGTTTAGCACTTTCATACGTCCAAACGCTTTACATTGGTGCCGACCCACGCGAAACCAAAGTCCCGCTTCCTATCAACGAAGGATGGTGGGCAGACCGTGGCCTCGTTGAATTCGTGTGGGCGCTACTCAAGTTTACTGCCTTCAATCGTCCTATCAACCAGAATGGGAAGAAAAGATATCTACTTCCTCGACTGGAATCAATTCACATGGCTTCTTCCGTTTGTGCTCGGAGGATCGACGAACTCGCACCCCACACGGCGACAAGTTACGAGGATGGAattcctctccctcctctgGGAGACCAATCATATCTGCTCTGGAGTTTATTCTTCCGACTAACCCCCAACCCCTCAGCTTGTCGTATATCAATACATGTACCCATCTCTTCCGAGGAACCGGAATGGCCATCCAGTATAGACTCGATGACGTTTATCGGTTGTCTCGCGAGCCGGCGGCAGTTTTCCATCCATTTCCATCAACTTGATCAAGAGTGTCATCGCGATCGATATCTGGACAAACCACACAAAGTTATGCAGTTCAGGATCCGCGGGAGGCGTCATGTTGGCCTGGATAATTTGGTCTTACAAATAGCGTTCAGACATCATGTTTTCAACTTCTCGCCTGACACTAGCCGGGATATTTTGGATTCAAGATTGGGAGGGCTCTTGAATAGTGGGTGGATAGACGCCCATGGTAGGCTTGTGTACCCCGACACGGAGGATTGGGATTATCGGAAGAGATACGAGATTCAATTGTTCACTTATGAAGGCCCAATAAAGCAGAGGAAGTACAATGATTACAAGGTGCCGACATGGTTTGATTGGGATGATTTCCGGAGTTATATGGATAAAGTGCAGGCGGAGAAACAGAGGGAACAGGTGGAAAGTAAAAGGATGGTGAGGGAACTTCGGAGGGTGGATGTGCTGGAGAGAACCAGATATGACCTTCAGTACAGGAGGAAGTACATTAAGGTGAAGAGGCGGTGTACATGGTAA